In Sporosarcina psychrophila, a genomic segment contains:
- the hisZ gene encoding ATP phosphoribosyltransferase regulatory subunit, with protein sequence MVRNEVYPERMLSDSEKFERIIKTINKRFTTYGYKRIKTSAFEQYDLYSKVKSSINQNEMIKVIDHTGQVLVLRPDVTIPITRELVQNFPDLSSELRYFYVQEVFRQPFDKNDSIERTQAGIEYFCDSSPEADAEVIALACHLMKDLGFNDIKIELGHAGFFNELVQNLPLTSLQIDQLKSLIQAKNVVEIGPFLQNLNIDDDVREVIERIPFLYGNPVDVSERTTGIALTEKMQDTLDYLMDVYSILKMYGLEQYIVMDLGLINHMGYYSGVIFQGYVERFGKPVLMGGRYDELGNEFGARLPAIGFACEIESLVKATDSREVTSRFPIDVKITYADSQLEQAIAISNELRERNYSVLSFSEHKEQADPRQSVYSIRLEKENNSFLYKDKVTPFPDLKALLELLVGGLN encoded by the coding sequence ATGGTTAGAAACGAAGTGTATCCTGAACGAATGTTAAGTGATAGTGAAAAGTTTGAAAGAATCATTAAGACGATCAATAAGCGCTTTACCACATATGGCTATAAACGCATTAAAACATCGGCTTTTGAACAATATGATTTATATTCTAAAGTAAAAAGCTCAATCAACCAAAATGAAATGATTAAAGTAATCGATCATACAGGGCAAGTATTAGTATTACGACCCGATGTCACGATTCCAATCACAAGAGAACTGGTACAAAATTTCCCGGACCTTTCAAGTGAACTTAGATATTTTTATGTACAAGAGGTGTTCCGTCAGCCATTTGATAAAAATGACAGTATCGAACGCACACAAGCAGGCATTGAATATTTTTGCGATAGTTCACCTGAAGCGGATGCAGAAGTAATTGCACTAGCGTGTCACTTAATGAAAGATTTAGGATTTAATGATATTAAAATAGAATTAGGGCACGCTGGATTTTTCAATGAGCTTGTCCAGAATTTACCACTTACTTCACTTCAAATTGATCAATTGAAGTCATTGATACAAGCGAAAAACGTTGTAGAAATTGGACCTTTTCTTCAGAACCTAAACATTGACGATGATGTGAGAGAAGTAATCGAACGGATCCCGTTTTTATACGGTAACCCAGTTGATGTGAGTGAACGGACAACAGGGATCGCCTTAACGGAAAAAATGCAGGACACGCTCGATTACTTAATGGATGTTTACAGTATATTGAAAATGTACGGATTAGAACAGTATATTGTCATGGATTTGGGATTGATTAATCATATGGGTTATTATTCAGGGGTTATTTTCCAAGGATATGTCGAAAGATTTGGGAAACCTGTTTTAATGGGCGGGCGCTACGATGAGTTAGGAAACGAGTTTGGTGCTAGACTTCCAGCGATTGGGTTTGCATGTGAAATTGAATCGTTAGTTAAAGCGACAGATAGCAGGGAAGTTACATCCCGCTTTCCAATCGATGTAAAAATAACATATGCAGATAGCCAATTGGAACAAGCCATTGCCATCTCCAATGAATTACGGGAACGAAATTATAGTGTGCTGTCATTTTCAGAGCATAAGGAACAGGCAGATCCACGACAGAGTGTTTACTCGATACGTTTGGAGAAAGAAAATAATTCATTTCTATATAAAGATAAAGTTACACCATTTCCGGACTTAAAGGCTTTACTGGAATTACTCGTAGGGGGATTGAATTGA
- the hisG gene encoding ATP phosphoribosyltransferase, translating into MTHLTIAMAKGRTADKALAFFEKAGIRFSEYHDKSRKLVIYDDENKVKLIFVKAVDVPTYVEKGAADIGIVGKDTIMEDPVDVYELLDLGIGKCQLVVAGFPDKQFPSSTLLTVASKYPAVTKAYFDSKGIRIETIKLNGSIELAPLIGMADVIVDIVESGKTLKENGLVVLEEIADVSARLIVNKASYATRTSQIQQVISDLKAALE; encoded by the coding sequence ATGACACATCTTACAATCGCCATGGCGAAGGGGCGTACTGCTGATAAAGCGTTAGCGTTTTTTGAAAAAGCAGGCATCCGTTTTTCAGAATATCATGATAAAAGCAGGAAGCTTGTTATCTATGATGATGAAAATAAAGTGAAACTCATTTTCGTGAAAGCAGTTGATGTTCCAACCTATGTCGAAAAAGGAGCAGCAGATATCGGAATTGTTGGTAAAGATACGATTATGGAAGATCCAGTTGATGTCTATGAACTGTTGGATCTTGGAATTGGAAAATGTCAGCTGGTTGTTGCCGGATTTCCGGATAAACAATTTCCGAGTAGTACGTTGCTGACAGTTGCTTCAAAGTATCCAGCAGTGACAAAAGCCTATTTTGACAGCAAAGGCATTCGTATTGAGACCATCAAGTTGAATGGCTCTATCGAACTGGCTCCGCTTATTGGTATGGCAGATGTCATCGTTGATATTGTTGAATCGGGCAAGACACTAAAAGAAAATGGATTAGTCGTCTTGGAGGAAATTGCAGATGTCAGTGCACGATTGATTGTTAATAAAGCAAGTTATGCGACAAGAACCAGTCAAATCCAGCAAGTCATTTCGGACTTAAAAGCTGCATTGGAGTGA
- the hisD gene encoding histidinol dehydrogenase, producing MRIVTLEQYTEEKEQQTAVQTTNFEFDRTVLGIIETVREDGDQALRNLTEQFDGVWLDNLIVTPEEFAEAQTLITGQFLSALRKAKQNITTFHEVQKEQSWFINQEQGIVLGQKVTPLDSVGIYVPGGKAAYPSTVLMNAIPAKIAGVGRIAMVTPPQADGKVNPHVLVAAQEAGVDIVYKIGGAQAIAALAYGTETVKKVVKITGPGNAFVARAKKWVFGDVAIDMIAGPSEICVVADNSAVPEFVAADLLSQAEHDERATAVCVTTSQSFAEALQKEVIKQTEQADRKGIIEVSIADNGRIILVESLEEAYDFVNKLAPEHLQLMVENPMEQLPFIHNAGAIFLGNYSPEALGDYMAGPNHTLPTSGTSAFSSPLGVYDFMKKSSIIQYTEQALQEVAEDIITIANAEGLTAHANSIQVRKADLNAE from the coding sequence ATGCGAATTGTAACGTTGGAACAATATACAGAAGAGAAAGAGCAGCAAACGGCAGTACAAACAACTAATTTCGAATTTGACCGAACTGTGCTTGGAATTATCGAAACAGTCCGTGAAGATGGGGACCAGGCATTAAGAAACCTTACCGAACAGTTTGACGGCGTGTGGCTAGATAACTTGATTGTGACGCCTGAGGAGTTTGCGGAGGCGCAGACGTTGATTACAGGGCAATTCCTAAGTGCTCTTAGAAAAGCAAAGCAAAATATTACTACGTTCCATGAAGTTCAAAAAGAGCAGTCTTGGTTTATTAATCAAGAACAAGGAATTGTTCTTGGTCAGAAAGTGACGCCTTTAGACAGTGTCGGTATATACGTACCTGGCGGAAAAGCGGCTTATCCATCGACTGTTCTCATGAATGCTATTCCGGCAAAAATTGCGGGAGTCGGAAGGATTGCAATGGTGACACCACCTCAAGCGGATGGCAAAGTGAATCCACATGTGCTCGTAGCAGCGCAAGAAGCCGGTGTCGATATCGTCTATAAAATTGGTGGTGCTCAAGCGATTGCAGCATTGGCGTATGGGACGGAAACAGTAAAAAAAGTAGTGAAAATCACGGGGCCTGGAAATGCATTTGTTGCGCGGGCGAAAAAATGGGTATTTGGTGACGTAGCCATCGATATGATTGCAGGACCGAGTGAGATTTGCGTTGTTGCAGACAATAGCGCTGTCCCAGAGTTCGTCGCTGCTGATCTATTATCACAAGCGGAGCATGATGAACGGGCAACAGCTGTATGCGTAACGACGAGTCAATCATTTGCTGAAGCACTTCAAAAAGAAGTGATAAAGCAAACTGAACAAGCAGATCGTAAGGGAATTATTGAAGTTTCAATCGCTGATAATGGGCGCATTATCTTGGTTGAATCGTTGGAGGAAGCATACGACTTTGTTAATAAATTGGCGCCGGAACATTTACAGCTTATGGTGGAAAATCCGATGGAGCAATTACCGTTCATTCACAATGCAGGAGCAATCTTCTTAGGAAACTATTCACCGGAGGCATTGGGCGATTATATGGCAGGTCCGAATCATACATTGCCAACGAGCGGGACATCGGCATTTTCATCGCCGTTAGGTGTCTATGACTTTATGAAAAAATCGAGCATTATTCAGTATACGGAGCAAGCATTGCAAGAAGTAGCCGAAGACATTATCACAATTGCGAATGCGGAAGGCTTAACGGCCCATGCAAATTCAATTCAAGTAAGGAAGGCGGATTTGAATGCGGAGTAA
- the hisB gene encoding imidazoleglycerol-phosphate dehydratase HisB, with protein MRSKSISRQTAETKINLDFAIDGSGTTTIKTGVGFLDHMLTLFTNHGRFDLTVDCDGDIEVDQHHSVEDIGIVLGQAFYESIGSKEGIERYATVSTPMDEALSTVSIDISGRPFFVYNVEGLKDKVGEFDTELVEEFFQAFTSHAKVTLHINLQYGKNSHHIIESIFKGFGRALRVASAINPDVKGVPSTKGML; from the coding sequence ATGCGGAGTAAATCGATTTCAAGACAGACAGCGGAAACAAAGATTAACTTAGACTTTGCGATTGATGGAAGTGGAACAACAACTATTAAAACAGGAGTGGGCTTTCTCGATCATATGCTGACATTGTTCACAAATCACGGTCGATTCGATTTGACTGTTGATTGTGATGGCGATATCGAAGTAGACCAGCATCACTCCGTCGAAGATATCGGAATTGTATTGGGACAAGCGTTCTATGAAAGTATCGGATCAAAGGAAGGCATCGAGCGTTATGCGACAGTGTCAACACCTATGGATGAAGCATTATCAACAGTTTCTATCGATATAAGCGGGCGTCCATTTTTTGTTTATAACGTTGAGGGATTGAAAGATAAAGTAGGGGAATTCGACACTGAGCTTGTTGAGGAGTTTTTCCAAGCATTCACAAGCCATGCCAAAGTAACATTGCATATCAATTTGCAGTACGGGAAAAACAGTCACCATATTATCGAATCAATTTTCAAAGGATTCGGACGTGCATTGCGCGTAGCAAGTGCGATTAATCCAGATGTAAAAGGAGTTCCATCTACGAAGGGAATGCTATAA
- the hisA gene encoding 1-(5-phosphoribosyl)-5-[(5-phosphoribosylamino)methylideneamino]imidazole-4-carboxamide isomerase, with translation MILFPAIDIRDGKCVRLIQGDYDQEIIYNDSPTAMALEWEKQGADYIHVVDLDGAKTGNSLNREAIQAIAKNVSIPVQVGGGIRTMEIIDAHIASGVSRVIIGTAAIQDKPFLKQAVEKYGDKIAVSIDARKGFVATDGWTETSDVLAVDLLIELEVIGVKTVIYTDILKDGMMQGPNFNELEMMDNASSIDIVASGGVSTEEDIIQLRKLDLYGAIIGKALYEGKISLEKILGGQRG, from the coding sequence ATGATTTTATTTCCAGCAATTGATATACGTGATGGTAAATGTGTTCGGCTAATTCAAGGTGATTATGACCAAGAAATTATCTATAATGACTCACCAACAGCGATGGCTCTGGAGTGGGAAAAGCAAGGTGCTGACTACATTCACGTCGTCGATTTAGATGGGGCGAAAACAGGTAATTCATTAAATCGCGAAGCCATTCAAGCGATTGCTAAAAACGTATCGATACCAGTTCAAGTAGGTGGCGGAATTCGGACGATGGAGATCATTGACGCACATATTGCATCCGGCGTTAGTCGCGTGATCATCGGAACGGCAGCGATTCAAGATAAACCATTTTTAAAGCAAGCCGTAGAAAAATACGGTGATAAAATTGCAGTTTCCATCGATGCAAGAAAAGGATTCGTTGCAACGGATGGCTGGACGGAAACAAGTGATGTATTAGCAGTTGACTTGTTAATAGAACTAGAAGTAATCGGTGTGAAAACAGTCATTTATACAGATATTTTGAAAGACGGAATGATGCAAGGACCTAATTTTAACGAACTGGAAATGATGGACAATGCGTCTTCCATCGACATTGTGGCTTCAGGCGGCGTCTCCACGGAAGAGGATATCATTCAGTTACGGAAACTAGATTTATATGGAGCAATTATTGGTAAAGCATTGTATGAAGGTAAAATATCTTTAGAAAAAATATTAGGGGGACAACGAGGATGA
- the hisF gene encoding imidazole glycerol phosphate synthase subunit HisF — protein sequence MTSNRIIPCLDFDNGKVVKGKKFLEVKEVADPLTLAKKYVADGADELVFYDIAASTNNRAMFLDLIAEIAKEVPVPFIVGGGIRTVEDIQKVFDAGGDKVSINSAALSNPSLIEEASKRFGSERIILSMDVNEVGPSKWSVFSNGGMKDTGMDAIEWAIQGEKLGAGELVVNSIGEDGVKDGYNLELTRAIAEAVNIPVIASGGAGKPEHFHTVLTEGKADAALAASVFHFEDINIGELKTYLAEKNTPVGND from the coding sequence ATGACAAGCAACCGGATAATACCATGCCTAGATTTTGATAACGGGAAAGTCGTAAAAGGGAAAAAGTTTTTAGAAGTTAAAGAAGTTGCAGATCCACTGACATTGGCTAAGAAATATGTAGCTGACGGTGCAGATGAACTTGTGTTTTACGACATTGCTGCTTCGACAAATAATCGTGCCATGTTCCTTGACCTTATTGCAGAAATTGCGAAAGAAGTACCCGTACCATTTATTGTCGGTGGGGGTATACGGACTGTCGAAGATATTCAGAAGGTGTTTGATGCTGGCGGGGACAAAGTATCCATCAACAGTGCAGCGCTCAGCAATCCATCTTTAATTGAAGAAGCGTCAAAGAGATTCGGTTCTGAACGCATTATCCTGTCGATGGATGTCAATGAAGTGGGCCCTTCTAAGTGGTCGGTATTCTCTAATGGAGGCATGAAAGATACTGGTATGGATGCTATCGAGTGGGCGATTCAAGGCGAAAAACTGGGTGCTGGTGAACTTGTTGTTAATAGTATCGGGGAAGATGGCGTGAAAGACGGCTATAACCTCGAATTGACGCGGGCGATTGCGGAAGCGGTCAACATTCCTGTTATTGCGAGCGGCGGAGCAGGGAAACCTGAACACTTCCATACTGTCTTAACTGAAGGGAAAGCTGACGCTGCGCTTGCTGCATCCGTATTCCATTTCGAAGACATTAATATCGGCGAATTAAAAACATATCTAGCTGAAAAAAATACACCTGTTGGGAATGACTAA
- the hisIE gene encoding bifunctional phosphoribosyl-AMP cyclohydrolase/phosphoribosyl-ATP diphosphatase HisIE — MTIEIDTLSFDENGLIPAIVQDDRTGNVLMLAYMNKESLQKTIDTKETWFFSRSRKELWNKGATSGNRQIVKNLSLDCDGDSILVQVTPLGPACHTGEVTCFHKQVFDEVVQTRSIVHEITDEIKNRRANPVEGSYTTYLFREGLDKILKKVGEETTEVVIGAKNRDKAEVTSELADLTYHTLVLMEELGVSVEDVKNELRKRRPKSEVLRDE, encoded by the coding sequence ATGACAATAGAAATTGACACATTATCATTTGACGAAAATGGATTGATACCAGCAATTGTTCAAGATGACCGGACAGGGAATGTACTGATGCTTGCTTATATGAATAAAGAATCGTTGCAGAAGACGATTGATACGAAGGAGACTTGGTTTTTCAGCAGATCAAGAAAAGAGCTGTGGAATAAAGGAGCAACATCCGGCAATCGGCAAATTGTGAAGAACTTGTCACTGGACTGCGATGGTGATTCAATTTTAGTACAAGTTACACCACTGGGTCCAGCCTGTCATACGGGAGAAGTGACTTGTTTCCACAAGCAAGTTTTCGATGAGGTAGTACAGACTCGCTCAATCGTTCATGAGATCACGGATGAAATAAAAAATCGACGTGCCAATCCAGTAGAAGGATCATACACAACGTATCTGTTCCGCGAAGGTTTGGATAAGATTTTGAAAAAAGTTGGAGAAGAAACAACTGAAGTTGTCATCGGTGCAAAAAACCGTGATAAAGCTGAAGTAACGAGCGAACTTGCAGATTTGACGTATCACACACTTGTATTGATGGAAGAGTTAGGTGTTAGTGTTGAGGATGTCAAAAACGAATTGCGGAAAAGACGACCTAAAAGTGAAGTGCTGAGAGATGAGTAA
- the hisC gene encoding histidinol-phosphate transaminase gives MSKFWSSMVKRTEPYVPGEQIEQKDIVKLNTNENPYPPSPKVIAAIQQEMGRNLQLYPSPTATELRETIGLQYGLTAEEVFVGNGSDEVLAFSFMAFFEPGKPIRFPDVTYSFYPVYAKLFDIPYEEVPLNKDFTLPVDNYFQSEGGVILPNPNAPTSIYAELEHIDEIVKNNPDQVVIIDEAYIDFASKSATELIRKYDNVLVVQTTSKSRSLAGLRVGFAMGAPSLIAALIRIKDSFNSYTLDRLALVGAKAAFEDEDYFEKTTQKIIATREKMNETLQQLNFNVLPSQANFVFTSHQTVPAEFLYNELKKEGVLVRYFNKPGIDNYLRITVGTDKQVERLVEKLTDILNL, from the coding sequence ATGAGTAAATTTTGGAGCTCTATGGTGAAACGGACCGAGCCGTATGTTCCGGGGGAGCAAATTGAACAAAAGGACATCGTGAAACTGAATACCAATGAAAATCCGTATCCTCCAAGTCCCAAAGTGATAGCTGCAATCCAGCAAGAGATGGGGCGCAACCTTCAGTTGTATCCATCTCCTACAGCGACTGAGCTACGAGAAACAATCGGACTGCAATATGGACTTACTGCTGAAGAAGTATTTGTCGGCAATGGTTCGGATGAAGTTCTGGCATTTTCCTTCATGGCGTTTTTTGAGCCTGGCAAACCAATCCGGTTTCCTGATGTAACATATAGCTTTTATCCGGTCTATGCAAAGTTATTCGATATTCCTTATGAGGAAGTTCCGTTGAATAAAGATTTTACATTGCCTGTGGATAACTACTTTCAGTCTGAAGGCGGCGTAATTTTGCCAAATCCAAATGCGCCGACTAGCATTTATGCTGAACTTGAGCACATTGATGAGATTGTCAAAAATAACCCTGACCAAGTCGTCATCATCGACGAGGCATATATCGATTTTGCATCGAAATCAGCGACTGAACTCATTCGGAAATACGACAATGTCCTTGTCGTCCAGACGACATCTAAATCACGTTCACTCGCCGGTTTGCGCGTTGGCTTTGCGATGGGAGCTCCTTCATTAATTGCTGCATTGATTCGCATTAAAGACTCATTCAATTCTTATACGCTGGACCGTCTTGCGCTAGTGGGAGCAAAAGCTGCATTTGAGGATGAAGACTATTTTGAGAAGACGACTCAGAAAATCATTGCAACACGGGAAAAGATGAACGAGACGTTGCAACAGCTCAATTTCAACGTGCTACCTTCACAAGCAAATTTTGTTTTCACCTCACATCAGACTGTTCCAGCAGAGTTTCTCTACAATGAATTAAAAAAAGAAGGCGTGTTAGTTAGGTATTTTAACAAGCCTGGAATCGACAACTATTTGCGTATTACAGTTGGTACAGATAAACAGGTGGAGCGATTAGTTGAAAAATTGACTGACATTTTGAATTTGTAA
- a CDS encoding ATP-grasp domain-containing protein: protein MIILDKPYVSTLLSSTLQQLGTPVLKIGDVQIPEEEKLDLLEETLFFEQLEKSSAPLLFNSENGLAMLMNYLPESKFAEWTSLFKNKAEFRRRMTKIYPSFYFREVSIQDLYEIPLESIPFPIIIKPVIGYSSVGVYRIDCIEDWHHTVEKLKVDINDSASAYPNDVIDSQTVILEELIQGDEYAIDAYFTKEGKPVILNLFKRMFANDKDMSDRIYYTSKSVLSETLAPISDFLEKLGDIDALASFPLHFEVRITKEGQVVPIEVNPFRFAGIGTTELGVHAYGVDVYDYYFNQLKPNWEEKIEAMDNAIYSFLCAEFDPSISLELIRAVDHESFKQQFNEILDYRYMDYKEYPIFSVVFFKHHTFDENKRLLTLELSNFISLYEPQLV, encoded by the coding sequence ATGATTATACTTGATAAGCCTTATGTATCAACATTACTTTCATCAACTTTACAGCAATTAGGTACTCCGGTTTTAAAAATAGGAGATGTGCAGATTCCGGAGGAAGAAAAACTTGATTTACTTGAAGAGACATTGTTCTTTGAACAACTTGAGAAGTCTTCTGCTCCTCTTTTATTTAATTCAGAAAACGGTTTGGCTATGTTAATGAATTACTTACCTGAGAGTAAATTTGCCGAATGGACATCACTATTCAAAAACAAAGCGGAATTTAGGAGGAGAATGACAAAAATTTATCCTTCATTTTATTTCCGTGAAGTATCTATTCAAGATTTATATGAAATACCTTTAGAATCAATTCCATTCCCTATTATTATTAAGCCTGTTATCGGCTACTCGAGTGTTGGGGTTTATAGAATAGATTGTATTGAAGATTGGCATCACACCGTAGAAAAATTGAAAGTCGATATAAACGATTCAGCATCCGCGTATCCTAATGATGTGATTGATAGCCAAACTGTCATATTAGAAGAGCTAATTCAAGGAGACGAGTATGCAATTGATGCTTATTTTACTAAAGAGGGAAAACCTGTCATCTTAAATTTATTTAAGCGCATGTTTGCTAACGATAAAGACATGAGTGATCGTATATATTACACAAGCAAAAGTGTATTAAGTGAAACACTTGCTCCAATTTCGGACTTTTTGGAAAAATTAGGGGATATTGATGCGCTGGCTTCCTTCCCGCTACATTTTGAAGTTCGAATAACTAAAGAAGGACAAGTTGTGCCAATTGAAGTAAATCCATTCCGCTTTGCTGGTATAGGTACGACAGAACTGGGCGTACATGCTTATGGTGTAGACGTTTATGATTATTATTTCAATCAGCTAAAACCAAATTGGGAAGAAAAAATAGAGGCTATGGATAATGCGATTTATAGTTTTCTTTGTGCAGAATTTGACCCGTCGATTTCGCTTGAATTAATTCGAGCGGTAGACCATGAAAGTTTTAAGCAACAATTTAATGAAATACTAGACTATAGGTATATGGATTACAAAGAGTACCCTATTTTTTCTGTTGTATTTTTCAAACATCACACATTTGACGAAAATAAGCGATTGCTTACACTTGAATTGAGCAATTTTATATCGCTCTATGAACCGCAACTCGTATAA
- a CDS encoding methyl-accepting chemotaxis protein — protein MFKQKGSIRTKIMLGTIIPIAVLSLLFSLGFYFQSMSIVNQNVIPQFERVLNTNLLDLKKDIDAEMLNKAKTNKQDYERLLAIINESREIGDLESVYIMSKVDGEDMILALSDTADYLTPYPFKSEQNDALNMEQPLFSEIYEDEYGVHKSIYLHIEGTDSIIGIDQDAKFIPDLTRKILIISIALTLGALVVGAGISYILSTRITKPLQQLVKYTEVVAQGDLTKEVSVNSQDEIGHLAHSFRNMQQELRNTIEHVNVATDNVITSSDDLTYSAEQMTEVVNHTTVTTQEVSSTSDTLASSASQNLVALEQITIGLQEIADSSMKVTEESMDASQEAKQGNHLILDSIQGIDTITSSVKVSMDITQLMNTRSNEVGQIIEIITAISDQINLLALNAAIEAARAGDAGKGFSVVADEVRKLAEQSASSANQISTLVKEIQNDSQNSVKAMTKVFEDVERETGIVRETGKSFTSILNRITQITEKNQSVSATIQEISAGSEEILASTIETVQSLEETSSHTQNIAASMEEQLASMEEMVGTTTTLNEMAINLKDHVKKFKI, from the coding sequence TTGTTTAAACAAAAAGGATCTATTAGAACTAAAATAATGCTTGGAACGATTATTCCAATTGCAGTATTATCTTTATTATTTAGTTTAGGTTTTTATTTTCAATCTATGTCAATTGTCAATCAGAATGTCATTCCCCAGTTTGAGAGAGTACTCAACACGAATTTACTAGACTTGAAAAAAGATATCGATGCCGAGATGCTTAATAAAGCAAAGACAAATAAACAGGACTATGAAAGATTACTCGCTATAATCAATGAATCGCGTGAGATAGGCGATTTAGAAAGTGTTTATATCATGAGTAAAGTTGATGGTGAGGATATGATCCTTGCGCTGTCCGATACGGCAGATTATCTTACGCCTTATCCGTTTAAATCCGAACAAAACGATGCGCTAAACATGGAACAGCCATTGTTCAGTGAGATTTATGAGGATGAGTACGGTGTACATAAATCAATCTATTTACATATTGAAGGGACAGATTCTATTATAGGAATCGATCAGGATGCGAAATTTATCCCTGATTTAACCCGGAAAATACTTATCATCAGTATTGCACTTACGCTAGGGGCATTGGTGGTAGGGGCTGGAATATCTTATATTTTATCAACAAGAATTACGAAACCACTTCAACAATTAGTGAAGTATACAGAAGTTGTAGCCCAAGGTGATTTAACAAAAGAAGTTAGTGTGAATAGTCAAGATGAAATTGGTCATCTTGCCCACAGTTTCCGAAACATGCAACAAGAATTGAGAAATACGATTGAACATGTCAATGTAGCGACGGACAACGTTATCACTTCCTCGGATGACTTGACCTATAGCGCAGAGCAAATGACAGAAGTAGTCAATCATACGACTGTTACGACCCAAGAAGTATCTTCGACGAGCGATACGTTAGCAAGTAGTGCATCACAAAACTTGGTGGCACTTGAACAAATCACAATTGGTCTGCAAGAAATAGCAGATTCTTCTATGAAAGTAACGGAAGAATCGATGGATGCATCCCAAGAAGCTAAGCAAGGTAATCATCTTATTTTAGACTCGATTCAAGGGATTGATACGATAACGAGCTCAGTTAAAGTTTCTATGGATATCACACAGTTGATGAATACGAGATCCAATGAAGTTGGTCAAATTATAGAAATTATTACGGCTATTTCTGATCAAATAAACTTACTTGCACTGAATGCCGCTATAGAAGCAGCACGTGCAGGCGATGCTGGAAAAGGATTCAGTGTAGTCGCAGATGAAGTGAGGAAACTTGCTGAGCAATCCGCATCTTCAGCAAACCAAATTAGTACGCTCGTGAAAGAAATTCAAAATGACTCTCAAAATTCTGTGAAGGCCATGACGAAGGTATTCGAAGATGTGGAACGTGAAACTGGAATCGTACGCGAAACAGGTAAATCGTTTACTAGCATTTTGAATCGTATTACTCAAATTACAGAAAAAAATCAATCAGTATCTGCAACAATACAAGAAATCTCTGCGGGTTCTGAGGAAATACTAGCATCTACAATCGAAACAGTTCAATCATTAGAAGAGACATCTTCCCATACGCAAAACATTGCTGCATCTATGGAAGAGCAATTGGCTTCTATGGAAGAAATGGTTGGAACGACAACGACCCTTAATGAAATGGCAATAAACTTAAAAGATCATGTAAAGAAATTTAAAATTTAA